Proteins encoded in a region of the Chryseobacterium piperi genome:
- the rny gene encoding ribonuclease Y has product MTTAIIVGVICLVIGAVIGMFFSISSLNTKAKFIIDDAKKNAENLIEKANVQAESIKKEKNLQAKEKFLELKSQHDADIQVREKKMQEIEKRTKDKEHKLNDELSKTGKLEKDLDRQIADYAKKNEILERKQQELDSVTSKKVEILEKISNYTAEEAKVELVESMKAEAKTRAQAHVQSIMEEAQLNAKSEARKIVIQTIQRIGTEQAIENSVSVFNIESDEVKGRIIGREGRNIRALEAVTGVEIIVDDTPEAILLSCFDPVRREIARLSLHRLVTDGRIHPARIEEVVEKTRKQIEEEIIEVGKRTIIDLGIHGLHPELIKIVGRMKYRSSYGQNLLQHSREVANIAATMAAELGLNVKLAKRAGLLHDIGKVPEQESELPHALLGMQWAEKYGENPEVINAIGAHHDEVEMTSLLSPIIQVADAISGARPGARRQVLESYIQRLKDLESAALSFDGVSSAYAIQAGRELRVMVESGKVNDEIASQLSYDISEKIQNELTYPGQVKVTVIRETRAVNIAR; this is encoded by the coding sequence ATGACAACAGCCATAATAGTCGGCGTTATTTGTTTGGTGATTGGTGCGGTGATAGGGATGTTTTTCTCTATAAGCTCACTGAATACCAAAGCAAAATTTATTATAGATGATGCAAAGAAAAATGCCGAAAACCTTATAGAAAAAGCTAATGTACAAGCTGAATCCATAAAAAAAGAAAAAAACCTTCAAGCTAAAGAAAAGTTCCTTGAACTAAAATCTCAGCATGATGCAGATATCCAGGTTCGTGAAAAGAAGATGCAGGAGATTGAGAAAAGAACAAAGGATAAAGAACATAAGCTAAACGACGAGCTTAGTAAGACAGGAAAGCTTGAAAAGGATCTGGACAGACAAATTGCAGATTACGCTAAGAAAAACGAAATTTTAGAAAGAAAACAACAGGAACTAGATTCTGTAACTTCTAAAAAAGTTGAAATTCTGGAAAAGATTTCCAATTATACTGCTGAAGAAGCAAAAGTTGAATTGGTAGAATCGATGAAAGCAGAGGCTAAGACTAGAGCTCAAGCTCATGTTCAAAGCATTATGGAAGAAGCTCAGCTTAATGCAAAGAGTGAGGCCCGAAAAATCGTAATTCAAACGATCCAGAGAATCGGTACAGAACAGGCTATTGAAAACTCAGTATCGGTTTTCAATATTGAATCTGATGAAGTAAAAGGGAGAATTATCGGTAGAGAGGGTAGAAATATCCGTGCATTGGAAGCGGTAACAGGAGTTGAGATTATTGTAGATGATACTCCGGAAGCTATTCTTCTTTCATGTTTCGACCCTGTAAGAAGAGAGATTGCAAGACTATCGCTTCACAGATTGGTTACGGATGGGAGGATTCACCCTGCAAGAATTGAAGAAGTTGTTGAAAAAACAAGAAAACAAATTGAAGAGGAGATCATTGAAGTTGGTAAAAGAACTATTATAGACTTAGGAATTCATGGATTACACCCTGAATTGATTAAGATCGTAGGTAGAATGAAATACCGTTCTTCTTACGGACAAAATCTATTACAGCACTCCAGAGAAGTTGCCAACATTGCTGCAACCATGGCTGCTGAACTAGGATTAAATGTGAAACTGGCTAAAAGAGCAGGTCTTTTACATGATATTGGAAAAGTTCCTGAGCAGGAATCTGAACTTCCTCACGCATTGCTAGGTATGCAATGGGCTGAGAAGTATGGTGAAAACCCTGAAGTAATTAATGCTATCGGAGCTCACCACGACGAAGTTGAAATGACTTCTTTATTGTCTCCTATTATCCAGGTAGCCGATGCTATTTCCGGAGCAAGACCGGGGGCAAGACGCCAGGTATTGGAGTCTTATATTCAGAGACTGAAAGATCTTGAATCAGCAGCACTAAGCTTTGATGGTGTATCCAGCGCTTATGCGATTCAGGCAGGTAGAGAATTGAGAGTAATGGTAGAAAGCGGAAAAGTAAATGATGAAATTGCTTCTCAGCTGTCTTACGATATCTCTGAAAAGATTCAGAATGAATTAACTTATCCTGGACAAGTAAAAGTAACAGTGATCAGAGAGACGAGAGCTGTGAATATTGCGAGATAA
- a CDS encoding voltage-gated chloride channel family protein, which translates to MSKHPKTISKKVNFHIRFFFRRFPAAPYILKWFSISIIIGMLIGTASAGFLQSLQWATQFRESHIWLIAFLPVGGFLIGLLYYYLGKDVEAGNNLLIDNIHDPKETIPFRMAPFVYLGTMVTHFFGGSAGREGTALQMAGAIADQFSKPFKLDKNERKILIISAIAAGFGSVFGTPLAGAVFGLEIFLIGRIRYNAIFPAFASAILADWATNLWQVKHTHYTIGFIPKLEFLPLLYSIIAGIAFGICAATFSKTLHWIGNIFKTKIKFPPFRPIIGGTIVALAVFAMGTTRYIGLGIPVILESFGTQLPMYDFLLKMIFTIVTLSAGFKGGEVTPLFFIGATLGSALSLFIPLPVGLLAGMGFVAVFAGATNTPLACMLMGIELFGAESGIYVAIACIVSYLLSGRNSIYSKQRIGEAKNRRYESDQDKCFSDL; encoded by the coding sequence TAAAGTGGTTTAGCATCAGTATTATTATTGGAATGCTCATAGGAACAGCTTCTGCCGGATTTCTACAATCATTACAATGGGCTACTCAATTTAGAGAAAGCCATATCTGGCTCATCGCTTTTTTACCAGTAGGCGGATTTTTAATTGGCCTTTTATACTACTATCTGGGTAAAGATGTTGAAGCCGGTAATAATTTACTCATTGACAATATTCATGATCCAAAAGAGACTATTCCTTTCCGAATGGCGCCATTTGTTTATCTGGGCACTATGGTTACTCATTTCTTTGGAGGGTCGGCAGGTCGTGAAGGAACCGCCTTGCAAATGGCAGGAGCTATTGCTGATCAATTCAGCAAACCTTTTAAGCTTGACAAAAATGAGCGGAAAATATTAATTATCTCAGCAATTGCTGCCGGTTTTGGCTCTGTATTCGGTACCCCTTTAGCCGGAGCAGTATTCGGACTGGAAATTTTCTTAATCGGAAGAATCCGTTATAATGCTATTTTCCCTGCTTTTGCTTCTGCTATCCTCGCTGACTGGGCAACCAACCTTTGGCAGGTAAAACACACCCATTACACTATCGGTTTTATTCCCAAACTGGAATTTCTTCCTCTATTGTATAGTATTATCGCCGGTATTGCTTTTGGGATATGTGCTGCAACATTCAGCAAAACCCTCCATTGGATAGGCAATATTTTTAAAACAAAAATTAAATTCCCTCCATTTCGTCCGATTATCGGAGGTACTATCGTGGCGCTTGCAGTATTTGCCATGGGAACCACACGATATATAGGGTTAGGCATTCCTGTCATTCTCGAATCTTTCGGAACTCAACTTCCCATGTATGATTTTTTGTTGAAAATGATCTTCACTATTGTTACCCTTTCTGCCGGCTTTAAGGGCGGTGAGGTAACTCCCCTGTTCTTTATCGGAGCCACTTTAGGAAGTGCCTTATCTTTGTTTATCCCACTTCCTGTAGGGTTATTGGCAGGAATGGGATTTGTAGCCGTTTTTGCAGGTGCTACCAATACTCCTTTAGCTTGTATGCTGATGGGTATTGAGCTGTTTGGAGCTGAATCGGGGATATATGTAGCAATTGCTTGTATTGTTTCTTATCTGCTTTCGGGGCGTAACAGTATTTACAGCAAACAGAGAATTGGTGAAGCTAAAAACAGAAGGTATGAAAGTGATCAGGATAAATGCTTTTCCGACTTGTGA
- a CDS encoding YeiH family protein — translation MKDFIRNERFQKITFLGLSIFCLTPLVSSPIALALGFMLAVFLGNPFEKYLHQYIHVLLQISIVGLGFGLKLNEAMQAGKTGFVLTIISISTVMVLGYALGKAFKLEKQLSYLISVGTAICGGSAIAATSPIIKPSTKQISLALAIVFTLNSIALFVYPAIGHALNLTQQQFGLWCAIGIHDTSSVVGAASKYGDEALKIATTVKLARALWIIPVSLITMFIFKNKESKIKIPWFIGYFILAIILNTYFPFFDQFSSSITAVAKSGLNLTLFFIGSSLSLQTLKTIGLKPLTAAVLLWITISVGSLVYIIY, via the coding sequence ATGAAAGATTTCATTCGAAATGAAAGATTCCAAAAGATTACATTCTTAGGATTAAGCATTTTTTGTCTCACACCATTAGTTTCATCACCGATTGCTTTAGCACTGGGGTTTATGTTGGCTGTATTTTTAGGAAACCCCTTTGAAAAGTACCTTCATCAATATATTCATGTATTGCTTCAGATATCCATCGTCGGACTTGGATTTGGATTAAAGCTCAATGAGGCCATGCAGGCAGGAAAAACAGGATTTGTTTTAACGATCATCAGCATTTCAACCGTAATGGTTTTAGGTTACGCTCTGGGTAAAGCATTTAAACTGGAAAAACAATTATCTTATTTAATTTCCGTAGGTACGGCAATATGTGGTGGAAGTGCTATTGCGGCTACCTCTCCTATTATCAAGCCCAGTACAAAACAAATTTCCCTGGCTCTGGCCATTGTTTTTACCCTCAATTCTATTGCTTTGTTTGTTTATCCCGCAATTGGTCATGCCTTAAACCTGACTCAACAGCAATTCGGGCTGTGGTGTGCTATTGGAATTCATGATACCAGTTCTGTAGTGGGAGCTGCGAGTAAATATGGAGATGAAGCTTTAAAAATAGCCACCACTGTAAAGCTAGCCCGGGCTCTTTGGATCATTCCGGTTTCTTTGATCACGATGTTTATTTTTAAAAATAAAGAGTCTAAAATTAAAATCCCCTGGTTTATCGGATATTTTATACTCGCTATTATTTTAAATACGTATTTCCCATTTTTTGACCAGTTCAGCTCATCGATAACAGCTGTAGCCAAATCAGGATTGAACCTCACCTTATTTTTCATCGGTTCCAGCTTATCTCTGCAAACATTAAAAACAATAGGCTTAAAGCCTTTAACAGCAGCTGTCCTCTTATGGATTACCATAAGTGTGGGAAGTTTAGTTTACATCATCTACTAA
- the porT gene encoding type IX secretion/gliding motility protein PorT/SprT, which yields MNKFLLRALVLASVNIAVFADAQFRTRNRMDKLEQFDQQVFSWGFYLNGNRLDYRIVLNPRYGMDGNYNLVSSKSSYNFGAGLIGKWRLNDYLDLRAEPGLQFAQRQLTFNTQSNDQYAAGTLTNPPFFPIPLTEKDKVRDVKSTLVDIPILLELHGHRWYNSRPYIAAGVNYIVNLQSNSSSTDDNLQQVFRSTTHNFAWSAEMGIQFYFNKFKLTPAIRGTFIMNNEVVADNATTPPYWAAAMSSLQTRAVMFVLKFE from the coding sequence ATGAATAAATTTTTATTAAGAGCACTGGTTTTAGCCTCAGTAAATATTGCAGTCTTTGCAGACGCGCAATTTAGAACCCGAAACAGGATGGATAAGTTGGAGCAGTTTGACCAACAAGTATTCAGCTGGGGTTTTTATCTGAATGGTAACAGACTAGACTACCGTATAGTACTCAATCCAAGATACGGTATGGATGGGAATTATAATCTCGTTTCGTCTAAATCAAGTTATAATTTTGGAGCCGGACTGATCGGAAAGTGGAGACTTAACGATTATCTTGATTTAAGAGCGGAACCAGGATTACAATTTGCTCAAAGGCAGTTGACTTTTAATACACAATCTAATGACCAGTATGCAGCTGGGACTTTAACCAATCCTCCATTTTTTCCTATTCCTTTAACTGAGAAAGATAAAGTGAGAGATGTGAAATCAACTTTGGTAGATATTCCCATCTTGTTGGAACTTCATGGGCACAGATGGTATAATTCAAGACCATATATAGCAGCAGGGGTGAACTATATTGTTAACCTGCAATCCAATTCAAGTTCTACGGATGATAATTTGCAGCAAGTGTTCAGATCTACTACGCATAATTTTGCATGGTCCGCAGAAATGGGAATTCAGTTTTACTTTAATAAATTCAAATTAACACCGGCGATCAGAGGAACGTTCATTATGAATAATGAAGTGGTTGCTGATAATGCCACGACACCTCCTTACTGGGCTGCAGCAATGTCTAGTTTACAGACAAGAGCAGTAATGTTTGTCTTGAAATTCGAATAA
- the ubiE gene encoding bifunctional demethylmenaquinone methyltransferase/2-methoxy-6-polyprenyl-1,4-benzoquinol methylase UbiE, whose amino-acid sequence MFDNIAPKYDLLNHVLSMKIDVLWRNKLVNWMKNDTPQEVLDVATGTGDLAITIEKGTGAKVIGLDLSQQMLNVGVIKIKKLNLDGKISMQKGDAENLPFEDNRFDSVSVAFGVRNFENLTKGLSELRRVVKDNKSVFILEFSKVEGFLGPFYMFYFKNILPAIGRLVSKDNRAYTYLPDSVNAFPFGEKMRQILLDTGFKKVEYKKLSLGIATIYKATK is encoded by the coding sequence ATGTTCGACAATATTGCACCCAAGTATGACCTTTTGAACCATGTTTTATCCATGAAAATTGATGTTTTATGGAGAAATAAATTGGTAAATTGGATGAAAAATGACACCCCTCAGGAAGTGCTGGATGTGGCTACAGGAACGGGAGATCTGGCAATCACGATTGAAAAAGGAACCGGTGCAAAAGTAATTGGTTTAGATTTATCGCAACAAATGTTAAATGTTGGCGTTATTAAAATAAAAAAACTTAATTTAGACGGCAAAATTTCCATGCAGAAGGGGGATGCAGAAAATTTACCTTTCGAGGACAATAGATTTGACTCTGTTTCCGTTGCATTTGGAGTGAGAAATTTTGAAAATCTTACGAAAGGTTTATCAGAGTTAAGAAGAGTAGTTAAAGATAACAAAAGTGTTTTTATACTGGAGTTTTCAAAGGTTGAGGGGTTTTTGGGACCATTTTATATGTTTTATTTCAAAAATATATTACCTGCCATAGGGAGATTGGTTTCTAAAGATAATAGGGCATACACATACCTTCCGGATTCTGTAAATGCTTTTCCTTTTGGGGAAAAGATGAGACAAATTCTTTTAGATACAGGATTTAAGAAAGTTGAATATAAAAAACTAAGTTTAGGTATAGCCACAATTTACAAAGCAACAAAGTAA
- a CDS encoding metallophosphoesterase has product MQKNFLIIAGIFLFLEIYIYQAIRTLTDNSWIKIGYCILSLVLYGIFAYELMHFQKADRSSVRIQWMMSLFLIFILPKIFIVLFLLIDDIFRTGTYLLGFKNPSENFFPERRKFLSLMGLGLGGVLSALFIDGITFGKYRHKVRKVKVKLNNLPNSFKGYKIVQISDVHSGSFSDPSKLEHAIKLINEQNPDLVLFTGDMVNNVSDEFKPFIPLFSKIKAKDGKFAVLGNHDYGDYVTWTSLDAKKKNLDTLIEYERQAGFDMLRNEHRVIEKNGEKLYILGVENWGLKPFPQFGDIDKALEGLPESAAKILMSHDPTHFDYVVKQHPGNVQLTLSGHTHGMQFGLDLKNIKWSPVQYRYPKWADIYESEGKFLYVNRGFGVLGYPGRVGVLPEITLFELA; this is encoded by the coding sequence ATGCAAAAAAATTTTTTAATTATTGCCGGTATTTTCCTTTTTCTGGAAATTTACATTTATCAGGCAATAAGAACCCTCACTGACAATTCCTGGATAAAAATAGGCTATTGCATATTATCCTTGGTACTTTATGGAATCTTTGCTTATGAACTTATGCATTTTCAAAAAGCGGACAGAAGCTCGGTAAGAATCCAATGGATGATGTCTCTTTTTTTAATCTTTATTCTACCGAAGATTTTCATCGTTTTATTTCTATTGATTGACGATATTTTTAGAACAGGTACCTATCTGCTAGGCTTTAAAAACCCTTCAGAAAATTTCTTCCCTGAAAGAAGAAAATTCCTCAGTTTAATGGGATTAGGATTAGGAGGAGTTCTTTCCGCTCTTTTTATCGACGGAATCACTTTTGGAAAATACCGTCATAAAGTAAGAAAGGTAAAAGTAAAACTCAATAATCTTCCCAATAGTTTCAAAGGATATAAGATCGTCCAGATTTCAGACGTTCACAGCGGGAGCTTTTCAGATCCAAGCAAATTAGAACACGCTATCAAACTAATTAATGAGCAGAACCCTGATCTGGTATTATTTACCGGAGATATGGTCAATAATGTTTCTGATGAATTTAAACCTTTCATTCCTTTGTTTTCTAAAATCAAAGCCAAAGACGGAAAGTTTGCAGTACTCGGAAACCATGATTATGGTGATTATGTAACATGGACTTCTCTGGATGCAAAGAAAAAGAATCTGGACACCCTGATTGAATACGAAAGACAAGCTGGATTCGATATGCTTAGAAATGAACATAGAGTCATTGAGAAAAATGGTGAAAAGCTCTATATTTTAGGAGTTGAAAATTGGGGACTCAAACCCTTCCCTCAATTTGGAGATATCGACAAGGCGCTTGAAGGACTTCCTGAATCTGCCGCAAAAATACTAATGAGCCATGACCCTACCCATTTCGATTACGTGGTTAAACAACACCCCGGAAACGTTCAGCTAACATTATCCGGCCATACCCACGGTATGCAGTTCGGATTGGATCTTAAAAATATCAAATGGTCACCCGTTCAATATCGTTATCCAAAATGGGCTGACATCTATGAAAGTGAAGGAAAGTTCCTATATGTCAACAGAGGTTTCGGAGTTTTAGGTTATCCAGGAAGAGTGGGCGTATTACCGGAAATAACGCTTTTTGAATTGGCTTAA
- a CDS encoding MFS transporter: protein MQELSMSSKLKYIFSIPVIISALGYFVDIYDLLLFGIVRIPSLKALGLNPDVDGTFILNCQMVGLLIGGVFWGIFGDKKGRLSVLFGSILVYSLANIACGFLPYFPKENLVYQYAALRFIAGIGLAGELGAGITLVSESLPKNLRAIGTSVVAGFGLMGAVVAQLTVELAGSWNISYFIGGGLGVMLLFLRISVSESGIYKNIEHAATVSKGNFLSFFTNKDRFIRYVKCIAVGLPTWYCIGILAVLANQFAPEMGIKEINPGKAIMWGYVGISVGDLLSGFISHLLKSRKMAIFYMLAFTLVGVVIMLFGNTDTETKYYIFCVWLGLGTGYWAMFVTLAAEQFGTNIRNTATTTVPNMVRGLVPVMILAFDLLKNNFTVIISAAIVGTVVFGLAFYSALTISETHNKDLEFTE from the coding sequence ATGCAAGAACTATCCATGTCTTCAAAGCTGAAGTACATTTTCTCTATTCCTGTTATTATTTCTGCCTTAGGCTATTTTGTTGATATTTATGACCTGCTTTTGTTTGGTATTGTACGAATCCCTAGTTTAAAAGCATTAGGATTGAATCCGGACGTTGATGGTACCTTCATTTTGAACTGTCAGATGGTGGGGTTATTAATAGGAGGAGTTTTCTGGGGGATTTTTGGAGACAAAAAGGGAAGACTTTCTGTATTGTTCGGATCGATTCTGGTATATTCCCTGGCAAACATAGCCTGTGGTTTTTTGCCTTATTTTCCCAAAGAGAATTTAGTGTATCAATATGCCGCTCTAAGGTTCATTGCGGGGATTGGATTAGCCGGAGAGCTTGGAGCGGGAATAACGCTTGTTTCTGAAAGCCTGCCGAAGAATCTGAGAGCTATTGGAACGTCAGTAGTTGCCGGTTTTGGACTTATGGGAGCAGTAGTGGCTCAATTGACTGTAGAATTGGCGGGAAGCTGGAATATTTCTTATTTTATTGGTGGGGGACTAGGCGTTATGCTTCTTTTCTTAAGAATCAGTGTTTCGGAATCCGGGATCTATAAGAATATTGAACATGCTGCAACAGTTTCTAAAGGTAATTTTCTTTCCTTTTTTACCAATAAAGACCGCTTTATTCGGTATGTCAAATGTATTGCTGTCGGACTTCCGACCTGGTATTGTATCGGCATCTTAGCAGTTTTGGCCAATCAGTTTGCTCCGGAAATGGGGATTAAGGAAATCAATCCCGGAAAAGCAATTATGTGGGGATATGTAGGTATTTCTGTCGGGGATCTGTTGAGCGGTTTTATTTCGCATCTTCTGAAATCCAGAAAAATGGCTATTTTTTATATGTTGGCTTTTACTTTAGTAGGAGTAGTGATCATGCTTTTTGGAAATACGGATACGGAAACCAAGTATTATATTTTCTGTGTATGGCTAGGGTTGGGAACCGGATATTGGGCCATGTTTGTAACATTGGCTGCCGAACAGTTTGGAACCAATATCAGAAATACGGCTACAACTACAGTGCCTAATATGGTGAGGGGATTGGTTCCGGTGATGATCCTTGCATTTGATCTTCTTAAGAATAATTTTACAGTGATTATCAGCGCGGCAATAGTAGGAACTGTAGTTTTCGGATTGGCATTCTATTCAGCATTGACCATTTCTGAAACGCATAATAAAGACTTGGAATTTACAGAATGA
- a CDS encoding cell division protein ZapA — protein sequence MEVRRITINIAGRVYPLNVPAAEEETLRKVGKQIENMIKDFEQNFDVRDKQDALAMCALKLGTNAEVVSLNYEKNINSTNERLAKINQSLNEIGK from the coding sequence ATGGAGGTAAGGAGAATAACCATCAACATTGCAGGAAGAGTATATCCGCTGAATGTACCGGCAGCAGAGGAAGAAACTTTGCGTAAGGTAGGGAAGCAGATCGAAAATATGATTAAAGATTTTGAACAAAACTTCGATGTGAGAGATAAACAGGATGCTTTAGCGATGTGTGCCCTGAAATTGGGAACCAATGCTGAAGTCGTTTCTCTTAACTACGAAAAAAACATAAATTCAACCAACGAAAGATTAGCCAAAATTAATCAATCGTTGAATGAAATTGGGAAATAG
- a CDS encoding 3-oxoacyl-ACP synthase III family protein produces MPNTIIIGSGSYIPNRVIGRDFFMNSEFYTDEGEKIEKPTEEIIAKFVEITEIENRRFIEEDLTNSQIGYEAAKVAIEDAKIDAEELDYIIYASNFGEVTVDGYVNFMPNMAARVKNKLGIENRKCVTYDMIFGCPGWVEAMILADNLIKAKAAKTILVVGAETLNRVTDPHDRNRMIFADGAGAVVVKATDEENVGIISHNTICDNGPELCYLANGPSINKDADQKRLFVRMQGRKIYEYALKNVPVAIKETIDDAGLSIEDIDKILIHQANAKMDYAMIERLHKLYEVKDYDHAISPMTIQEFGNSSVATIPTMYDLIIKGKMAGQTFKDKGNIVMTSVGAGMNINAIVYKFP; encoded by the coding sequence ATGCCGAATACGATCATTATTGGTTCTGGATCTTATATTCCTAATAGAGTTATAGGTAGAGACTTTTTCATGAATTCTGAGTTCTATACAGATGAAGGGGAAAAGATAGAAAAGCCAACTGAAGAAATTATTGCCAAATTTGTAGAAATCACCGAAATAGAAAACAGAAGATTTATTGAGGAAGATCTTACAAATTCACAAATCGGATATGAAGCTGCAAAGGTTGCTATTGAAGATGCCAAAATAGATGCAGAAGAATTGGATTACATTATTTATGCCAGTAATTTCGGAGAGGTTACGGTAGATGGTTATGTCAATTTCATGCCTAATATGGCTGCGAGAGTAAAAAATAAACTAGGGATAGAAAACAGAAAGTGCGTTACTTACGATATGATTTTCGGTTGCCCGGGTTGGGTAGAAGCTATGATTTTAGCAGATAACCTTATTAAAGCTAAAGCAGCTAAAACCATTCTTGTTGTGGGAGCAGAAACACTTAACCGTGTTACAGATCCGCACGACAGAAACAGAATGATCTTTGCTGACGGCGCCGGTGCTGTTGTCGTTAAAGCAACTGACGAAGAAAATGTTGGTATTATTTCTCACAATACCATTTGTGATAATGGTCCGGAATTATGCTACCTTGCCAATGGTCCTTCTATCAATAAGGATGCAGATCAAAAGCGTTTATTTGTAAGAATGCAGGGAAGAAAAATTTATGAGTATGCTCTTAAAAATGTTCCTGTAGCCATCAAAGAAACTATTGATGATGCAGGATTATCTATTGAAGATATTGATAAAATATTGATCCACCAGGCTAATGCAAAAATGGATTACGCCATGATCGAAAGACTCCATAAGCTTTATGAGGTAAAAGATTATGATCACGCGATCTCTCCAATGACGATTCAGGAGTTTGGAAATTCCTCTGTAGCAACCATTCCTACAATGTATGATTTAATAATTAAAGGAAAAATGGCTGGTCAAACGTTTAAAGATAAAGGTAACATTGTAATGACTTCGGTAGGTGCCGGAATGAACATCAATGCGATCGTTTATAAATTTCCTTAA
- a CDS encoding LysR family transcriptional regulator produces the protein MFDYRLKVFYTVASRLSFTRASEELNISQPAVTKHIKEIENQLNTKLFDRKGTSIQLTRGGAVLYTYAEKIRNMYRDLEFEIYQLNAEHKGKLIIGASTTIAQYILPEILAKFHAYYKDIKIELLTYNTETISTLLKEGKIDLGIIEGESQSSYFDYQPFKADEIVLVAKSDHPLALANKTLSIKDLSQLNLVVREQGSGTQEFIQNRLRDKNIDMEDLNIIMQLGCSESIKSYLLYSECMAFLSISTILNELKYNMLSIIDIKGFSIERNFHYILPKGEQSGLIKLFLRFIG, from the coding sequence ATGTTTGATTACAGACTAAAAGTTTTTTATACGGTTGCGTCCAGGCTGAGCTTCACAAGAGCTTCTGAGGAATTGAATATTTCACAACCCGCAGTTACCAAGCATATCAAAGAAATAGAAAATCAGCTCAATACTAAACTCTTTGACCGAAAAGGCACATCTATTCAACTTACTCGCGGAGGAGCGGTTCTCTATACATATGCCGAAAAGATTCGGAATATGTACAGGGATCTTGAGTTTGAAATATATCAGCTGAATGCTGAGCATAAAGGTAAATTAATTATTGGAGCTAGTACCACCATAGCTCAGTATATCCTTCCTGAAATTTTAGCCAAATTCCATGCTTATTATAAAGACATCAAAATCGAACTGTTGACCTACAACACAGAAACAATTTCCACTCTTTTGAAAGAGGGAAAGATTGATTTAGGGATTATCGAAGGTGAATCTCAATCCTCTTATTTCGATTATCAGCCCTTTAAAGCTGATGAAATTGTACTTGTTGCAAAATCTGACCATCCATTGGCCTTAGCAAATAAAACTTTAAGTATTAAAGATCTGTCTCAACTGAACTTAGTGGTAAGAGAACAAGGCTCCGGAACTCAGGAGTTTATTCAAAATCGTTTGCGTGATAAGAATATCGATATGGAAGACCTCAATATCATTATGCAGTTAGGGTGCAGCGAAAGTATTAAAAGCTATCTTTTATATTCCGAATGTATGGCATTTTTATCAATCAGTACAATACTAAATGAATTGAAATATAATATGCTGAGTATTATTGATATTAAGGGGTTTAGTATCGAAAGAAATTTTCATTATATCCTTCCAAAAGGTGAACAATCTGGGCTAATTAAACTTTTCCTGAGGTTTATTGGGTAG